TTCTGCGACGGCGAACCCTGGGTTAGCGATGGTCACAACGATCGATAGCCAAAGCGGCGCAATGAACGGGCGGGAAGCACTACGGCGAGGCGATGGAATTGAAAACGGCATGGCTGAGCCTGGAGACGTGGCAGGTGAGTTACTATTGAAGCGATGTTGAAAGCCGTGGCAAGTATCTCATAGGCGCACAATATAGCGGAACTCAGCCGGCGGTGCCGTGAATAAGGTTGCCAAGAGATGCAATCTGGCGACAAATCTGGAAGAGCCCACTCTGCGATGACGCGTTTGGCGGAAACGATTCGCACGCGTCGCAAAGCGCGCCTCGCACTCTGCATCAACGGGGTAGTTCAGGTTTGCACGCCGAAGAGAAGCGATTATGAGAAAATCCTACAGAAACAGGGAGACGCGAGTGAACGCGACTCCCTGCAATTGGTAAGTGTGGGCGATGAGGGACTCGAACCCCCGACATCTTCGGTGTAAACGAAGCGCTCTAGCCAACTGAGCTAATCGCCCATGATCTGATTGTTGTGAAGCTCAAACGGGAGCCGGTAGTACGTCTTTCGGCATTCCGCTTCACGCTCTTCAGCAAGTGCATTATTTTACAGGCCTTGCGGTTTGTGTAAAGCCGCCGCTCCCTAAGACGTAATTCTCTCTTTGGATTCGCTTTGATCTCTGCCCCACTACTTGCCGTCCACCTGCTGGCCATGAATTTGGCCTGCGTTTTACCGCTGCATGCGTGCTGGTTGGCTGGTAGAGAGGGGACACCCCAGCAGGCGAACAGGTTCTCGCCGCGGCAGGTGGCATGGCACAGCTTGCTGGCTCTTGTGCTCGGCTGCCTGTTGGGTGGATTGCAGTACTGGTTGGGGGAGGATTCTTTACGTGAGGCATGGAGCCGTCTGCCGGCACGTGCTTACAGGTTCGCACTCAGCGAACTCGCGTTTTCGGCAGCTTGCATCGGTTGGCTGATGTTCCTCTTCCCACCAATCTCTGGCGGTATTGAGCTTACTAGGAAGCGGTCAGCACTTGCTTGGATATTGGCGGTTTTGAGTTCATCGAATCTGCTGTATCACTTTCCTTCTCTGATGTCAGTGCTGGGGAAGCTGACAGCGAATCCGTCTTGGTCGCGACTTGAGCAGCTACCTCGGAAAGAACTCTTATTGTTGATGAAGCAACCTGACATCTTGGCGATCAGCGTTCACTTCGCGATGGCTTCAGTAGCGGTCGCGTTAGTTTACGTCCTGTGGTTGTTTGCAAGTGAGTGGTCACACGAAGACTTGCAGCACTCCGGCAGAATGCTCGCGGGGGTGGCTTTGCTGATTAGCCTGTTGCAGTTTGGCGTGGGTGTCTGGCTGTTGGCAAGTCTGCCGGCTGAGTCGCGTGATCGTCTCCTCGGCGGAGACATGATTGCGGCGATCGCGTTCGGTGGCGGAATCTTCAGCACGCTCCTTCTTTGTGGCAGCCTGGCGAACATCGCCTTGGGAAAGGTCACGCAAGCTGATTCCCGCAAAGCAGCGATGTGGACCGTTGTGACCGTTTTATTGATGACAGTTGCTCTGAAAGGGATTCGTTCCGCTAAGGCAACGGTGGAACAAAAAGAGCCGCGGCAGAAAACTGCCACGGCTCGTTTGGTCAGTTAGTTATTCGAAGCGACTATTCCTCTTTCTTGTCGCTGCCCTTCTTGTCGTCCTTGATCGGCTTTTTCTCTTCGGCTTCTCGCGCTTTGATTTCTTCCTCGGTAGGTTCTTTCTGAGAATCTTCGAGTTTTCCGTTCGGGAGTTTGCCCTTGGCGATCAATTCAGCGTAAGTGGGGCTTTTTTCGTCTTTAGGGTTCGACTTCATCTTCCCGACGACATCGAACGCTTGCATGATCTGCTTGGCAACTTTCTCATCCTTGTACTTCTTATGTTCTTTCTTATCGAGGATTCGTGCCAGCTGAACGCCATAGTCGTTGCGGTTTTTCTTCTTCTTGCCTTGGTGGCACGTGAAGCACTTTGCTTTTTTCTCGAGAAGCTCTTTGTACTCGGCTTGCTTTTCATCGCTCGCATACTTTTTGATGTAAAGCTTCTGGAAGCCCGGCAATGCCTGGGCACTTTCCAATGTTGCGAACAGCACCAAAGTAGCGAGAGCGAAACCAACGAAACGAGGCATAGAGAATTCTCCTGAGATAAACGTTTTGAGTGACTAGGAGGGCGGAGATATATGAGAGACAACCGCCTTGCGGCGAAGGCAATCTCTCGGCGGGGCGTACTCAGCAGGGGCATTTGCTTGCTGAGTCCTTACTAATAATAGAACTAGCCTGAAGATGAGTGTCAATCATGACTGACTCATCCAGAAAGTCTCAATTTTCAGCAAATTCTCTTATTCAAACGCGGGCCGCTGGTTGAATTCGATGCCCTCAGCCGATCTGTCGAGGGGATCCATAGAATCAAAATTCGTGATCGGGCTGATTACCTCCTCTTTGTCCGAATCATTCTTATCAACGATTGTTATCGTTGCAGGGTCAAACAGTACTTCCTCTACATCTTCGCGGTTATTGAGTTTTGGCTGATCGACTTCAGTATCAGAAAAGCTGTTTCTGAGAGCAGTATCCGTTGGAACGGCTTCGTTTTCCTTTGCCAAGTTGAGCGTGTTGATTTCCGGTGCTAGTTCTGAGCTTCCTGAATTCTCGGCAGGTACAGATTCTCTCGGCAGAGCGCTGACCTTTTCTTGGGTCGTTACTCGCAACGGAGCAAAGGGAGTATCTGTCGAGTTAGAATTCGACGGGCCGCTGAGCAATGGAATCGCAAGCAACAATGCGCCCAGTGGAATCAGCCACGGTAAATGATTTCGCAGCGGTGAGACCGACGGAGGCTTATTCCAACTGACAGGCCCTAAGGGGTGTGTGACGGTGCTTCCCAGCTCTTGCAGAATCAGGCGAATTTGCTGAGCTAACTGCGCGGGATGTTGCTGGCGTTGGGCGGGAGACTTTGCCAGCATGGTGCGTACGAGCACGTTGACCGAATCAGGGATGTCGTGACGGAAGCTTCTCAAGTCAGGTGGTGTTTCTGTCTGATGAAGCATCAGCTTCTCAACCATCGTGCCGTCAGCGAACGGAGCGCGACCGGCGATCATGTAGAAAAGCGTGCAGCCGAGCGAATAAATGTCGCTGCGCGCGTCGGCGGTCCGCGGGTCACGGGCCTGTTCGGGGGAGATGTAATCAAAGGTCCCCAGCGTCATCCCAGTCGCAGTTAAATCATTGTCTTCGGTGCCGAGCTGCTTCAACCGTGCTAGGCCCATGTCGACAAGCTTGGTCTGTCCTTCGGACGTGATGAGGATATTCGATGGCTTAATGTCGCGATGCACAACGTCACGATCAGCAGCGTGGGCCAGTGCGTGAGCCAATTGGTAGGTGTAGTGCAAGGCATCGTTGACGGAGAGGATACCACGTTGCGAAACCAAGTCGCGCAGGTTCACCCCGTCGATGAACTCAAAGACGATATAAGAC
The genomic region above belongs to Lacipirellulaceae bacterium and contains:
- a CDS encoding serine/threonine-protein kinase, whose product is MKSPTPSPSNSSRTVQPSQGSSITDTHTPASPSSLSGNQDSEVTVLTPTSSLSPEQYPSGITSRELAHALKGETLGHFLLQEFVGGGGMGVVFKAYDARLDRTVAVKVVASQRVSTEELERRFMVEAQSAARLDHPNIARVYEVNQARGLSYIVFEFIDGVNLRDLVSQRGILSVNDALHYTYQLAHALAHAADRDVVHRDIKPSNILITSEGQTKLVDMGLARLKQLGTEDNDLTATGMTLGTFDYISPEQARDPRTADARSDIYSLGCTLFYMIAGRAPFADGTMVEKLMLHQTETPPDLRSFRHDIPDSVNVLVRTMLAKSPAQRQQHPAQLAQQIRLILQELGSTVTHPLGPVSWNKPPSVSPLRNHLPWLIPLGALLLAIPLLSGPSNSNSTDTPFAPLRVTTQEKVSALPRESVPAENSGSSELAPEINTLNLAKENEAVPTDTALRNSFSDTEVDQPKLNNREDVEEVLFDPATITIVDKNDSDKEEVISPITNFDSMDPLDRSAEGIEFNQRPAFE